In Vicia villosa cultivar HV-30 ecotype Madison, WI unplaced genomic scaffold, Vvil1.0 ctg.004602F_1_1, whole genome shotgun sequence, the following proteins share a genomic window:
- the LOC131642175 gene encoding uncharacterized protein LOC131642175 isoform X2 yields MAVKSHSTNNFLSLSSSNCRLSNGSYCVGRKLSNLHCLLLSKWGSTRKGCLIQHDLPSSSSGHGAAGCKKYYLTFSKTGRSLHLFPFATSDDGMTVNGSPQADTNANLEKMRVKLDSSLEDENFYDGLVQALNDAARVFELAIKEHKSYSRVSWFSTAWLGVDQTAWVKALSCQAAVYSLLYAASEISSRGDSRDRNVNVFVQRSLLRLSAPLESLIRENLSAKQPEAYEWFWSEQVPAVVTSFVNKFEADGRFTSAIALYGKTKGLSSASDVSLLLLALTCIAAIAKLGTAKVSCSQFFSMSTEITGSLMDMLVGLIPISQAYNSITDVGLHREFLVHFGPRAAAFRAKDEWGSEEVVFWVNLVQKQLQQAIDKEKIWSRLTTSESIEVLEKDLAIFGFFIALGRSTRTFLLANGFDTLDDPIEDFIRYLIGGSVLYYPPLSSISSYQMYVEVVCEELDWLPFYPGITSITKQLHGHNKPEGPPNPEAVTQAFDVCSHWMQRFIKHSTWLESPSNVKAAEFLSKGHNKLMECMEELGMIKDNTSESDTKKIVDRQRSTIQSTIKGSGSFDESLKSVEEAVIKLEKLLQELHVSSSSSGKEHLKAACSDLEKLRKLKKEAEFLEASFRAKADSLQEESFGSEMAIDVIVFVP; encoded by the exons ATGGCAGTTAAATCGCATAGCACCAACAATTTTCTATCGTTAAG TTCCTCGAATTGCCGGCTTTCAAATGGTTCCTATTGTGTAGGGAGGAAATTGTCTAACTTGCATTGTCTACTATTAAGTAAATGGGGCAGTACAAGAAAGGGATGCCTAATACAACATGATTTGCCATCATCAAGCAGTGGTCATGGTGCAGCGGGctgtaaaaaatattatttaacatTTTCTAAGACTGGAAGGAGTTTACACTTGTTCCCATTTGCCACCTCTGATGATGGTATGACTGTCAATGGGAGTCCACAAGCTGACACCAATGCTAACCTTGAAAAAATGAGGGTTAAACTGGATAGTTCACTTGAAGATGAAAACTTTTATGATGGACTTGTTCAAGCTTTAAATGATGCAGCCAGAGTTTTTGAGCTAGCAATTAAAGAACATAAATCGTACTCACGTGTATCCTGGTTTTCAACAGCTTGGCTTGGGGTAGACCAAACTGCATGGGTGAAGGCATTGTCATGTCAG GCTGCCGTGTACTCCTTATTGTATGCTGCAAGTGAAATTTCATCCCGAGGTGATAGCAGAGATAGAAATGTCAATGTATTTGTTCAAAGGAG TTTGCTAAGGCTATCTGCTCCCTTGGAGAGCTTAATTAGAGAGAACTTATCAGCCAAGCAGCCTGAAGCATATGAATGGTTTTGGTCTGAGCAAGTTCCAGCTGTAGTGACATCCTTTGTTAATAAGTTTGAAGCGGATGGACGCTTTACTTCTGCCATTGCTTT GTATGGAAAAACTAAGGGTTTAAGCAGTGCAAGTGATGTATCACTTCTCCTTCTTGCACTTACATGCATTGCTGCAATAGCTAAACTTGGCACGGCAAAAGTTTCTTGCTCACAGTTCTTTTCCATGAGCACAGAGATAACTGGTAGTTTGATGGACATGCTGGTTGGTTTAATTCCTATAAGTCAAGCTTATAATTCTATAACGGATGTTGGTCTACACAGAGAATTTCTTGTACATTTCGGTCCTCGAGCTGCAGCTTTTAGAGCAAAAGATGAGTGGGGTTCAGAAGAGGTTGTTTTCTGGGTAAATCTAGTTCAGAAGCAGCTGCAGCAAGCTATTGATAAGGAGAAAATATGGTCAAGACTGACAACATCTGAAAGCATTGAG GTTTTGGAGAAGGATTTGGCTATATTTGGATTCTTTATTGCTTTAGGTAGAAGTACACGGACTTTTCTTTTGGCAAATGGTTTCGATACTCTTGACGATCCAATTGAAGATTTTATCAG GTATCTTATTGGGGGAAGTGTTTTATACTACCCTCCGCTCTCATCCATTAGCTCATATCAAATGTATGTTGAG GTAGTGTGTGAAGAACTGGATTGGCTTCCTTTTTATCCAGGCATCACCAGCATCACAAAACAGTTGCATGGGCATAATAAACCAGAAGGTCCCCCAAATCCCGAAGCAGTGACACAAGCTTTTGATGTTTGCTCTCATTGGATGCAGAGGTTTATTAAACACAGCACATGGCTGGAGAGCCCCTCAAATGTAAAAGCAGCTGAGTTTCTGTCTAAAGG gCATAACAAGTTGATGGAGTGCATGGAGGAACTTGGAATGATAAA GGATAATACATCGGAGAGTGATACCAAGAAAATAGTTGACAGACAAAGATCCACAATTCAGTCAACAATAAAAGGGTCAGGTTCTTTTGATGAG TCACTGAAAAGTGTTGAAGAAGCTGTGATAAAACTTGAAAAGTTGCTTCAAGAATTGCATGTGTCAAGCTCTAGTTCTGGAAAAGAGCATTTGAAAGCAGCCTGTTCTGACTTGGAAAAATTACGGAAACTTAAGAAAGAAGCTGAATTCCTGGAGGCATCTTTCAGAGCAAAAGCTGATTCTCTTCAAGAG GAATCATTTGGCTCTGAAATGGCAATTGACGTTATAGTATTTGTCCCCTGA
- the LOC131642178 gene encoding uncharacterized protein LOC131642178 has translation MTHGPDRDIHGRTAQHASIERERTLRTVSQVTDGATVLPDPPSTSTSNTPATVGLILSLASTRPTPSPAPFRPIRSSASAKPIPSPASAGPILSPALARPTPSPAPAGLSTSTIPSRRPRDDPEGTSTSELPPPSRRPHRGSASSAGPPPEVHEDDPVRGPMPVPEPVWYPGGLVDASLLTGYDDHAARHIWDGDISFI, from the coding sequence ATGACTCATGGTCCGGACAGGGACATACATGGTAGGACAGCACAGCATGCATCCATTGAGCGAGAACGGACGTTGCGCACAGTATCTCAGGTGACCGATGGAGCTACGGTTCTACCTGACCCACCTTCTACTTCTACATCCAACACACCCGCTACAGTCGGGCTCATTCTTTCACTTGCATCAACTAGGCCTACTCCATCACCCGCTCCATTCAGACCCATTCGTTCATCTGCATCAGCCAAACCCATTCCATCACCCGCTTCAGCCGGGCCCATTCTATCACCTGCGTTAGCCAGACCCACTCCATCACCCGCTCCAGCCGGGCTTTCTACGTCTACTATTCCATCACGGAGACCTCGGGATGATCCTGAGGGTACTTCTACGTCAGAGTTGCCACCACCCTCGCGCAGACCTCATCGGGGCAGTGCTTCTTCTGCCGGGCCACCTCCGGAGGTACACGAGGATGATCCGGTGCGGGGGCCAATGCCTGTGCCAGAGCCCGTTTGGTACCCCGGTGGACTCGTAGACGCCTCTCTGCTTACGGGATATGATGATCATGCTGCGAGACATATATGGGATGGAGATATAAGTTTTATTTGA